One segment of Streptomyces sp. NBC_00576 DNA contains the following:
- a CDS encoding M67 family metallopeptidase, which translates to MLTITQALVDQIVAHARKDHPDEACGVVAGPAGTDRPERFIPMLNAAMSPTFYEFDSGDLLKLYREMDDRDEEPVVIYHSHTATEAHPSRTDISYANEPGAHYVLVSTADTDGLGDFQFRSFRIIEGEVTEEEVSVVETY; encoded by the coding sequence ATGCTGACCATCACCCAGGCCCTCGTCGACCAGATCGTCGCCCACGCGCGCAAGGACCACCCCGACGAGGCATGCGGCGTCGTCGCCGGACCGGCAGGCACGGACCGCCCCGAGCGCTTCATCCCGATGCTGAACGCGGCCATGTCGCCCACGTTCTACGAGTTCGACTCAGGCGACCTGCTGAAGCTGTACCGCGAGATGGACGACCGCGACGAGGAACCCGTGGTCATCTACCACTCCCACACGGCCACCGAGGCCCACCCCTCCCGCACCGACATCTCCTACGCCAACGAGCCCGGCGCCCACTACGTCCTCGTGTCCACGGCCGACACAGACGGCCTCGGCGACTTCCAGTTCCGCTCGTTCCGGATCATCGAGGGCGAGGTCACGGAGGAGGAGGTCAGCGTCGTAGAAACGTACTGA
- a CDS encoding putative leader peptide: MVSYDVSEKTPGTLLLVARLHVDLCRLASAIC; the protein is encoded by the coding sequence ATGGTTTCCTACGACGTGAGCGAGAAGACGCCGGGCACCCTGCTGCTCGTGGCGCGGCTGCACGTCGACCTGTGCAGGCTGGCAAGCGCCATCTGTTGA
- a CDS encoding MoaD/ThiS family protein, whose protein sequence is MAIEVRIPTILRTYTDGEKAVPGAGETLADLFADLETRHTGVQARIVDDGKLRRFVNVYLNDEDVRFLDGINTKLADGDTVTILPAVAGGMA, encoded by the coding sequence ATGGCCATCGAGGTCCGCATCCCGACCATCCTCCGCACCTACACCGACGGCGAGAAGGCCGTCCCCGGTGCCGGAGAGACCCTCGCCGATCTCTTCGCCGACCTCGAAACCCGGCACACAGGCGTCCAGGCCCGCATCGTGGACGACGGCAAGCTGCGCCGCTTCGTCAACGTCTACCTCAACGACGAGGACGTCCGCTTCCTCGACGGCATCAACACCAAGCTCGCCGACGGCGACACCGTGACGATCCTGCCGGCCGTCGCCGGCGGCATGGCCTGA
- a CDS encoding PLP-dependent cysteine synthase family protein produces the protein MRYDSPLAAVGNTPLVRLPRLSPSTDVRIWAKLEDRNPTGSVKDRPALHMVEQAEKDGRLTPGCTILEPTSGNTGISLAMAAKLKGYRMVCVMPENTSQERRELLAMWGAEIIPSPAAGGSNTAVRVAKELAAEHPDWVMLYQYGNPDNAGAHYAGTGPEILTDLPSITHFVAGLGTTGTLMGVGRYLREHKPDVKIVAAEPRYDDLVYGLRNLDEGFVPELYDASVLTTRFSVGSADAVTRTRELLQQEGIFAGVSTGAALHAAIGVGNKAVKAGESADIVFVVADGGWKYLSTGVYTAATTEEAIETLQGQLWA, from the coding sequence ATGCGCTACGACTCGCCGCTGGCCGCGGTAGGCAACACCCCCCTGGTGCGCCTGCCGCGGCTGTCGCCGTCCACCGACGTACGGATCTGGGCGAAGCTGGAGGACCGCAACCCCACCGGCTCGGTCAAGGACCGCCCCGCCCTGCACATGGTCGAACAAGCCGAGAAGGACGGCCGGCTCACCCCCGGCTGCACGATCCTCGAACCGACCTCCGGCAACACCGGCATCTCACTCGCCATGGCCGCCAAGCTCAAGGGCTACCGCATGGTCTGCGTGATGCCCGAGAACACCTCGCAGGAACGACGCGAGCTGCTCGCCATGTGGGGCGCCGAAATCATCCCCAGCCCCGCCGCCGGCGGCTCCAACACGGCCGTACGGGTCGCCAAGGAGCTCGCCGCCGAACACCCGGACTGGGTGATGCTCTACCAGTACGGCAACCCGGACAACGCGGGCGCCCACTACGCCGGCACCGGCCCGGAGATCCTCACCGACCTCCCCTCCATCACCCACTTCGTGGCCGGCCTCGGCACCACAGGGACCCTGATGGGCGTCGGCCGCTACCTCCGCGAGCACAAGCCGGACGTGAAGATCGTCGCCGCCGAACCGCGCTACGACGACCTCGTGTACGGCCTGCGCAACCTCGACGAGGGCTTCGTACCCGAGCTGTACGACGCCTCCGTCCTCACCACCCGCTTCTCCGTCGGCTCGGCGGACGCGGTCACCCGCACCCGGGAACTCCTCCAGCAGGAGGGCATCTTCGCGGGCGTCTCCACCGGTGCCGCACTGCACGCCGCGATCGGCGTCGGCAACAAGGCCGTCAAGGCGGGCGAGAGCGCGGACATCGTCTTCGTCGTCGCCGACGGTGGCTGGAAATACCTCTCGACAGGCGTCTACACAGCGGCCACGACAGAGGAAGCCATCGAGACACTGCAGGGCCAGCTCTGGGCGTGA
- a CDS encoding type II toxin-antitoxin system PemK/MazF family toxin, with protein MDTSWWLALAAVVLLALVAALVDGWGRGHRPRGRGGRPPGRAEGPKGQRGRAVRPRPAEIWWANVPFEDGPGGKDRPCLVLSVRGRRATVAKITSRYHDERPGVIPLPPGAVGDAQGRPSFLETDELRDMHVGEFRRRVGVVDPALWDQVRHLAS; from the coding sequence ATGGACACGTCATGGTGGCTCGCCCTGGCGGCCGTCGTGCTGCTCGCGCTGGTCGCGGCGCTGGTGGACGGCTGGGGGCGGGGGCATCGGCCCCGGGGTCGTGGGGGCAGGCCGCCGGGGCGGGCCGAGGGGCCGAAAGGGCAGCGGGGGCGGGCGGTGCGGCCCCGGCCCGCGGAGATCTGGTGGGCGAATGTGCCCTTTGAGGACGGTCCCGGGGGCAAGGACCGGCCGTGTCTGGTGCTCTCGGTGCGCGGGCGGCGTGCGACGGTCGCGAAGATCACCAGCAGGTATCACGACGAGCGGCCCGGAGTGATCCCGCTGCCGCCGGGCGCGGTGGGCGATGCCCAGGGCCGGCCGAGTTTTCTGGAGACGGACGAGCTGCGCGACATGCACGTCGGGGAGTTCCGGCGGCGGGTGGGGGTGGTGGACCCGGCCCTTTGGGACCAGGTCCGACACCTCGCGTCGTGA
- a CDS encoding MBL fold metallo-hydrolase, whose product MKLTVVGCSGSFPSVESACSSYLVEADGFRLLLDMGNGALGELQRHCGLYDLDAIFLSHLHADHCIDMCAYFVARYYRHDGGRCDPIPVYGPEGTEQRLTTAYADTPTASSMSEVFDFHTVKPSTFDIGPFTVHTERVRHPVEAYGIRIEHAGKSLTYSGDTGTSDALDQLARDTDLFLCEAAFTHGKENIPDLHLNGREAGETAKRAGARKLVLTHIPPWTDPQVNLADAREVFRGPVELAAPRVSYVI is encoded by the coding sequence ATGAAGCTCACCGTCGTCGGCTGCTCGGGGTCGTTCCCGTCCGTGGAATCGGCCTGTTCGAGCTACCTCGTAGAGGCCGACGGCTTCCGGCTGCTACTCGACATGGGCAACGGTGCCCTTGGCGAGTTGCAGCGCCACTGCGGTCTCTACGACCTCGACGCGATCTTTCTCAGCCATCTGCACGCCGACCACTGCATCGACATGTGCGCGTACTTCGTCGCACGCTACTACCGCCACGACGGCGGCCGCTGCGACCCCATCCCGGTCTACGGCCCCGAGGGCACCGAACAGCGCCTCACCACCGCCTACGCCGACACCCCCACCGCCTCCTCCATGAGCGAGGTCTTCGACTTCCACACGGTCAAGCCGAGCACCTTCGACATCGGCCCGTTCACCGTCCACACCGAGCGGGTGCGCCACCCGGTGGAGGCGTACGGCATCCGCATCGAGCACGCCGGGAAGTCACTCACCTACTCCGGGGACACCGGCACCAGCGACGCGCTGGACCAACTCGCCCGCGACACCGACCTGTTCCTCTGCGAGGCCGCGTTCACGCACGGCAAGGAGAACATCCCGGACCTGCACCTCAACGGCCGCGAGGCAGGCGAGACGGCGAAACGCGCGGGCGCGCGCAAGCTCGTACTCACCCACATCCCCCCGTGGACCGACCCGCAGGTGAACCTGGCCGACGCCCGCGAGGTGTTCAGGGGCCCGGTGGAACTGGCGGCGCCGCGGGTGTCGTACGTGATCTGA
- a CDS encoding glycosyltransferase, with product MKFADLLDLVRTPGGIPSSRLRADLALVGPVSPDLAGAALPSSDPAVLAADYERHRPAAVTAVVLTRDEEDTIAGCLTALAQDVDDCLLIDSGSTDATVERARAARGDVRILAAPWVDDFAHHRNLALEHITEGWIVHVDADEVLRPEHAGRIRRSLGLFDFLLPTADFVVSPAIVDIEGPVYTNTQRILRAGGPFRFRGRVHEHPYDGAGNAPVRVRIDARFDHSGYLPEVIEKKGKRDLYGRLSRRCHVEEPDNPKWVYYAVRDTLDYRTASREELMTSFALVEATVADTPAGAPDYRTERVVDAWILLCELAVRFGGTDQIVTYAARLAEVGRTVEATYYRTVMESSRLIGRLSTLVDGISSVEPDEEPGNRHLMARLFELQSTLALASGRYEAVVPAYRQAVARGAGLSVNEDFEMLGRVLAGVWDDARAGQGPQ from the coding sequence ATGAAGTTCGCGGATCTGCTGGATCTCGTCCGTACGCCCGGCGGCATCCCGTCGTCCCGTCTCAGGGCAGATCTGGCTCTGGTCGGCCCTGTGTCCCCCGATCTGGCGGGAGCAGCCCTTCCGTCGTCCGACCCGGCCGTACTGGCGGCCGACTACGAGCGTCACCGCCCGGCAGCGGTCACCGCCGTCGTACTCACCCGGGACGAGGAGGACACCATCGCGGGCTGCCTCACCGCGCTCGCCCAGGACGTCGACGACTGCCTGCTGATCGACTCCGGCTCCACCGACGCCACTGTCGAGCGGGCCCGCGCGGCTCGCGGCGACGTACGGATCCTGGCGGCGCCGTGGGTCGACGACTTCGCACACCACCGCAATCTCGCCCTGGAGCACATCACCGAGGGCTGGATCGTCCACGTGGACGCCGACGAGGTGCTGCGGCCGGAGCATGCGGGAAGGATCAGACGCTCCCTTGGTCTCTTTGACTTCCTGCTGCCGACAGCGGATTTCGTGGTGTCCCCGGCCATCGTCGACATCGAAGGACCTGTCTACACCAACACACAGCGCATCCTCCGGGCTGGCGGCCCCTTCCGCTTCCGGGGTCGCGTTCACGAGCATCCCTACGACGGCGCGGGCAACGCTCCGGTCCGCGTCCGGATCGACGCCCGGTTCGACCACTCGGGATACCTCCCTGAGGTGATCGAGAAGAAGGGGAAGCGGGACCTGTACGGCCGGTTGAGCCGGCGATGCCACGTTGAGGAGCCGGACAACCCGAAGTGGGTCTACTACGCCGTGCGCGACACCCTGGACTACCGCACGGCGTCCCGGGAAGAGCTGATGACGTCCTTCGCACTCGTGGAGGCGACCGTCGCCGATACCCCGGCCGGGGCACCCGACTACCGGACGGAGCGCGTCGTCGACGCGTGGATCCTGCTGTGCGAACTGGCTGTCCGCTTCGGCGGAACGGACCAGATCGTCACGTACGCGGCCCGACTCGCCGAGGTGGGACGGACGGTGGAGGCAACGTACTACCGCACCGTCATGGAGTCGAGTCGGCTCATCGGCCGTCTGTCCACGCTCGTCGACGGGATCTCGTCCGTCGAGCCCGACGAGGAGCCGGGCAACCGCCATCTCATGGCGCGACTCTTCGAGTTGCAATCGACGCTCGCCCTCGCCAGCGGCAGGTACGAGGCCGTCGTCCCCGCCTACCGACAGGCCGTGGCCCGGGGTGCCGGGCTGAGCGTGAACGAGGACTTCGAGATGCTCGGGCGGGTACTGGCGGGCGTGTGGGACGACGCCCGAGCGGGGCAGGGGCCGCAATAG
- a CDS encoding peptidase domain-containing ABC transporter: MNWQRYHTHQTGDTDCGPACVHAVLMRHGVPVDTAILRESVGLGEFGSNLLRLREVLDGYGVDSELLRLDTGQLAQAVRLAGPAVILLDEEGYRHFVVVHEVTDRGDFIIGDPLLHRPMRVGPEILAEVFHGEALVTDRTPARPILAPRLRRTHSQHLLRQAVRDHRGRLAVVLSTTVVISLVALLNSLFVQMAVDRVMREGSREQLATMSGMFIAVALVAAGVQYLRGRVIVTLSQSLQRGLSERYLAKLLRLPAQYFKNRRTGDLVSRIDDVQEIQGLITAAAVRAAVDMCVVLSVGTYLLVASPMLFLFLIPPATINLLSSLLLFPHIRNAAEEALQRDATLKSETLNVLHGHTELVGYGKTEFAFNRMTRSLNRRIDSETRLGRLENFNSVIKTGNQTVFTVVIAWAGLTQMLGGSLTVGEVFGFLTMSGYFLGSMDSVASLQVTAQRTSAALGRYRDVVLQRDDARHGLPDAEAETPLEPADISVKALGFSYAGSGHEVLVGVDLDIPHGTSVLLRGANGSGKSTLLALLAGTHPGYHGSITLGDAEISRIRDAELRRHVLYVPENPVLFTAPLRENLTLGVPHRTDNILAACRVACFLDVLENLPAGLDEPLRESGAGLSRGQIQRLSIARAVLHAPQVFLFDETFSGIDRDTFARIWGHLQAVKGTKIMVSHGHVQDVEFDLCHSLDAADPALTG; this comes from the coding sequence TTGAACTGGCAGAGGTACCACACGCATCAGACGGGCGACACCGACTGCGGCCCTGCCTGTGTCCACGCCGTACTGATGCGGCACGGCGTGCCTGTCGACACCGCGATACTGCGGGAGTCCGTCGGTCTCGGCGAGTTCGGTTCGAACCTTCTGCGGCTGCGCGAGGTCCTGGACGGATACGGCGTCGACAGCGAACTCCTGCGCCTCGACACCGGCCAACTGGCCCAAGCCGTACGGCTGGCGGGGCCGGCGGTCATCCTGCTGGACGAAGAGGGCTACCGGCACTTCGTCGTCGTGCACGAGGTCACCGACCGGGGTGACTTCATCATCGGCGACCCCCTCCTGCACCGGCCGATGCGGGTGGGACCCGAGATTCTCGCCGAGGTGTTCCACGGCGAGGCCCTGGTCACCGACCGCACCCCAGCACGACCGATCCTCGCCCCGCGACTGCGCCGGACACACTCGCAGCACCTGCTCCGGCAGGCGGTCCGCGACCACCGGGGGCGGCTGGCCGTGGTACTGAGCACGACGGTGGTCATCTCCCTCGTGGCCCTGCTGAACAGTCTGTTCGTGCAGATGGCAGTGGACCGCGTGATGCGGGAGGGGTCGCGGGAGCAACTCGCCACCATGTCGGGCATGTTCATCGCGGTGGCGCTGGTGGCCGCAGGCGTGCAGTACCTGCGTGGCCGGGTCATCGTCACGCTGAGCCAGTCACTGCAGCGCGGGCTCTCCGAACGGTATCTGGCCAAGCTTCTGCGCCTTCCCGCCCAGTACTTCAAGAACCGACGAACCGGCGATCTGGTCAGCAGGATCGACGACGTCCAGGAAATCCAGGGGCTCATCACGGCGGCCGCGGTGAGAGCTGCGGTCGACATGTGTGTGGTCCTTTCGGTCGGCACGTATCTTCTCGTGGCGAGCCCGATGCTCTTCCTGTTCCTCATACCCCCCGCGACAATAAACCTGCTCAGCTCGCTACTCCTCTTCCCGCACATCAGAAATGCGGCTGAAGAGGCGCTTCAGCGTGACGCCACCCTAAAATCCGAAACACTCAACGTACTGCACGGCCACACCGAGCTGGTCGGCTACGGAAAGACCGAGTTCGCCTTCAACAGAATGACACGTTCGCTGAACCGGAGAATTGATTCGGAGACCCGGCTCGGCCGCCTCGAGAACTTCAATTCCGTGATCAAGACAGGCAACCAGACCGTGTTTACTGTCGTGATCGCGTGGGCCGGTCTGACACAGATGCTCGGGGGATCGCTCACCGTCGGCGAGGTCTTCGGTTTCCTAACCATGTCGGGCTACTTTCTCGGCTCCATGGACTCCGTCGCCTCTCTGCAGGTCACCGCCCAGCGCACCTCGGCGGCCCTGGGCCGGTACAGGGACGTGGTCCTCCAGCGGGACGACGCCCGCCACGGCCTCCCCGACGCGGAGGCCGAGACACCGCTCGAACCGGCCGACATCTCTGTCAAAGCGCTGGGCTTCTCCTACGCGGGCTCCGGCCATGAAGTCCTCGTCGGCGTCGATCTCGACATTCCCCACGGCACGAGCGTGCTACTGCGCGGCGCGAACGGTTCGGGCAAGAGCACGTTGCTCGCCCTGCTGGCCGGCACCCACCCGGGATACCACGGAAGCATCACCCTCGGAGACGCCGAGATCAGCCGGATCCGCGACGCCGAGCTGCGCCGCCATGTTCTCTACGTCCCCGAGAATCCCGTACTGTTCACCGCTCCCCTCCGTGAGAACCTGACTCTCGGCGTCCCTCACCGCACGGACAACATCCTCGCCGCATGCCGCGTTGCCTGCTTCCTGGACGTACTGGAGAACCTCCCCGCAGGGCTCGACGAGCCACTGAGGGAGTCCGGCGCCGGCCTGTCCCGGGGGCAGATCCAACGGCTGTCCATCGCCCGCGCAGTGCTGCACGCACCCCAGGTCTTCCTCTTCGATGAGACGTTCAGCGGCATCGACCGCGACACGTTCGCCCGCATCTGGGGGCACCTACAAGCCGTCAAGGGAACCAAGATCATGGTTTCGCACGGACACGTCCAGGACGTCGAATTCGACCTGTGCCACTCTCTCGACGCGGCAGACCCCGCTCTGACCGGGTAG
- a CDS encoding PTS transporter subunit EIIC, whose translation MSTASAAPAAAKKRGSGAMAVLQRIGRSLMLPVAVLPAAALLVRLGNTDMLGRESFPAFITKIASFMAAGGNAILDNMALLFAVGIAIGFAKKSDGSTALAAVVGYLVFKNVLATFTDKNLPQVAKAVDGKVVMVDAPVDAKVLGGVVMGIVVALLYQRFHRTRLPDWAGFFGGRRLVPILAAFAGLLIGIVFGYIWPVLGTGLHNFGEWLVGSGAVGAGIFGVANRALIPIGMHHLLNSFPWLQAGDYHGKSGDISRFLAGDPTAGQFMTGFFPIMMFALPAACLAMVHCARPERRKVVGGMMFSLALTSFVTGVTEPIEFTFMFIAPVLYAIHAVLTGFSMALTWSLGMKDGFGFSAGAVDFGLNLGIATNPWGLVLVGLCFAVVYYAVFRFAIIRFNLPTPGRESDEELAELQKAEAK comes from the coding sequence GTGTCCACGGCCAGCGCCGCTCCCGCGGCTGCGAAGAAGAGGGGATCCGGCGCGATGGCTGTCCTGCAGCGCATCGGTCGCAGTCTCATGCTCCCAGTCGCCGTTCTGCCCGCGGCCGCGCTCCTGGTGCGCCTCGGCAACACCGACATGCTCGGCCGGGAGTCGTTCCCCGCGTTCATCACCAAGATCGCCAGCTTCATGGCGGCGGGCGGCAATGCGATTCTCGACAACATGGCGCTGCTTTTCGCCGTGGGTATCGCGATCGGCTTCGCGAAGAAGTCCGACGGTTCCACAGCCCTCGCGGCGGTTGTGGGCTACCTGGTCTTCAAGAACGTGCTGGCCACGTTCACCGACAAGAACCTGCCGCAGGTCGCGAAGGCCGTCGATGGCAAGGTCGTCATGGTCGACGCGCCGGTGGACGCGAAGGTCCTCGGCGGCGTGGTCATGGGCATCGTGGTCGCCCTGCTCTACCAGCGCTTCCACCGCACCAGGCTGCCCGACTGGGCGGGCTTCTTCGGCGGCCGCCGTCTGGTGCCGATCCTCGCCGCCTTCGCGGGTCTGCTGATCGGCATCGTCTTCGGCTACATCTGGCCGGTCCTTGGCACGGGCCTGCACAATTTCGGGGAGTGGCTGGTCGGTTCGGGCGCCGTCGGCGCGGGCATTTTCGGTGTCGCCAACCGTGCGCTGATCCCGATCGGCATGCACCACCTGCTGAACTCCTTCCCGTGGCTGCAGGCCGGTGACTACCACGGCAAGAGCGGTGACATCTCGCGCTTCCTGGCCGGCGACCCCACCGCCGGGCAGTTCATGACCGGCTTCTTCCCGATCATGATGTTCGCGCTGCCCGCGGCCTGTCTCGCGATGGTCCATTGCGCCCGCCCCGAGCGCCGCAAGGTCGTCGGCGGCATGATGTTCTCCCTCGCGCTGACCTCGTTCGTCACGGGTGTGACCGAGCCCATCGAGTTCACCTTCATGTTCATCGCGCCGGTCCTGTACGCGATCCACGCGGTTCTCACCGGTTTCTCCATGGCGCTGACCTGGTCGCTCGGCATGAAGGACGGCTTCGGCTTCTCGGCCGGTGCGGTTGACTTCGGCCTGAACCTCGGTATCGCGACCAACCCGTGGGGGCTCGTACTCGTGGGCCTGTGTTTCGCGGTGGTCTACTACGCGGTCTTCCGCTTCGCGATCATCAGGTTCAACCTCCCGACTCCGGGCCGCGAGTCGGACGAGGAACTCGCCGAGCTGCAGAAGGCGGAGGCCAAGTAG
- a CDS encoding PTS glucose/sucrose transporter subunit IIB: protein MSTKAEKIVAGLGGLDNIEEVEGCITRLRCEVINPALVDDTALKAAGAHGVVKMGTAIQVVIGTDADPIAADIEDMM, encoded by the coding sequence ATGTCCACCAAGGCAGAGAAGATCGTCGCCGGGCTCGGCGGCCTCGACAACATCGAAGAAGTCGAAGGCTGCATCACCCGCCTGCGCTGCGAGGTCATCAACCCTGCGCTGGTCGACGACACCGCCCTCAAGGCCGCCGGCGCCCACGGCGTCGTCAAGATGGGCACCGCCATCCAGGTCGTCATCGGCACGGACGCCGACCCGATCGCGGCGGACATCGAGGACATGATGTAA
- the rph gene encoding ribonuclease PH, producing the protein MSRIDGRTPEQLRPVTIERGWSKHAEGSVLVSFGDTKVFCTASVTEGVPRWRKGSGEGWVTAEYSMLPRATNTRGDRESVRGKIGGRTHEISRLIGRSLRAVIDYKALGENTIVLDCDVLQADGGTRTAAITGAYVALADAITWAQGKKLIRAGRQPLTGTVSAVSVGIVGGVPLLDLCYEEDVRAETDMNVVCTGDGRFVEVQGTAEAEPFARDELNALLDLAVAGCTDLAALQHKALAATLER; encoded by the coding sequence ATGTCACGTATCGACGGCCGCACCCCCGAACAGCTCCGCCCCGTCACCATCGAACGCGGATGGAGCAAGCACGCCGAGGGCTCCGTCCTCGTCTCCTTCGGCGACACGAAAGTCTTCTGCACCGCCTCCGTCACGGAGGGCGTCCCCCGCTGGCGCAAGGGCAGCGGCGAGGGCTGGGTCACCGCCGAATACTCGATGCTCCCGCGCGCCACCAACACCCGCGGCGACCGCGAATCCGTCCGCGGCAAGATCGGCGGCCGCACACACGAGATCAGCCGCCTCATCGGCCGCTCCCTGCGCGCGGTCATCGACTACAAGGCACTCGGCGAGAACACCATCGTCCTCGACTGCGACGTCCTCCAGGCCGACGGCGGCACCCGCACAGCCGCCATCACCGGCGCATACGTCGCCCTCGCCGACGCGATCACCTGGGCACAGGGCAAGAAACTGATCCGGGCCGGCCGCCAGCCCCTCACCGGCACGGTGAGCGCGGTGTCCGTCGGCATCGTCGGCGGAGTACCGCTCCTCGACCTCTGCTACGAAGAGGACGTACGCGCGGAGACGGACATGAACGTCGTCTGCACCGGCGACGGCCGCTTCGTCGAGGTCCAGGGCACAGCAGAGGCGGAGCCCTTCGCCCGCGACGAGCTGAACGCCCTCCTCGACCTCGCGGTCGCCGGCTGCACCGACCTGGCGGCACTCCAGCACAAGGCACTGGCCGCGACCCTGGAAAGGTAA
- the rdgB gene encoding RdgB/HAM1 family non-canonical purine NTP pyrophosphatase: protein MTRLILATRNAGKITELRQILADAALPMDLVGADAYPDIPDVKETGVTFAENALLKAHALAQATGLPAVADDSGLCVDVLNGAPGIFSARWSGRHGDDQANLELLLAQLSDIADEHRGAHFACAAALALPDGTERVVEGRLRGVLRHAPVGSGGFGYDPILQPEGETRTCAQLSAAEKNAISHRGQAFRGLVPVVRELLG, encoded by the coding sequence ATGACACGCCTGATCCTCGCCACCCGTAACGCCGGAAAGATCACCGAGCTGAGGCAGATCCTCGCCGACGCGGCCCTCCCCATGGACCTGGTCGGCGCGGACGCCTACCCCGACATCCCCGACGTCAAGGAAACAGGCGTCACCTTCGCGGAAAACGCCCTCCTCAAAGCCCACGCCCTCGCCCAGGCAACAGGCCTCCCGGCGGTGGCCGACGACTCGGGCCTGTGCGTGGACGTGCTCAACGGGGCGCCGGGCATCTTCTCGGCGAGGTGGTCGGGCCGGCACGGCGACGACCAGGCCAACCTGGAGCTACTCCTGGCCCAGCTGTCGGACATCGCGGACGAACACCGGGGCGCCCACTTCGCCTGCGCGGCAGCGCTCGCCCTCCCGGACGGCACGGAACGGGTGGTCGAGGGCCGGCTGAGAGGCGTACTCCGCCACGCCCCGGTGGGCTCGGGCGGCTTCGGCTACGACCCGATCCTCCAGCCGGAGGGGGAGACGCGAACGTGCGCACAGCTGAGCGCCGCGGAGAAGAACGCGATCAGCCATCGGGGGCAGGCGTTTCGGGGGTTGGTGCCGGTGGTTCGGGAGTTGTTGGGCTGA
- a CDS encoding HNH endonuclease: protein MNRGVQYTRERLTEAATRCSDLDEVIAFFGTQPYGYLRMYLTKRFAHFAIDISHFAPCGRSARPISDELRAAVAESTSLAEVLRRLDRTDNATQRTKLRKWIADDQLTTAHFLGQAHQRGRPSPNSKRPEDVLVQHEGKQRTTTKRLRRALNEVGVAEECARCGTGPEWLGKPMTLEIDHINGDWSDDRRENLRLLCPNCHAITSTWCRGGRRQQTTSR from the coding sequence ATGAACAGGGGCGTGCAGTACACCCGTGAGCGCTTGACCGAGGCAGCAACTCGGTGTTCCGACCTCGACGAGGTCATTGCCTTCTTCGGCACCCAGCCATACGGCTACCTCCGCATGTACCTCACCAAGCGATTCGCCCACTTCGCCATCGATATCTCACACTTCGCCCCATGCGGCCGGTCCGCCCGGCCCATCAGCGACGAGTTACGGGCGGCCGTCGCCGAGTCCACCTCCTTGGCGGAGGTGCTACGCCGCCTCGACCGCACGGACAACGCCACCCAGCGGACAAAGCTGCGTAAGTGGATCGCCGACGATCAGTTGACGACGGCACATTTCCTGGGACAGGCACACCAGCGGGGAAGGCCGTCCCCGAACTCCAAACGGCCTGAGGATGTCCTGGTGCAGCACGAGGGCAAGCAGCGGACGACGACAAAGCGCCTGCGCCGAGCGCTCAACGAGGTCGGCGTAGCCGAAGAATGCGCCAGGTGCGGCACTGGCCCGGAGTGGCTCGGCAAACCCATGACCCTGGAGATCGATCACATCAACGGGGACTGGAGCGACGACCGGCGCGAGAACCTGCGGCTGCTCTGTCCAAACTGCCACGCGATCACTAGCACCTGGTGCAGGGGCGGCAGGAGGCAGCAGACAACATCTCGATAA